From Hydractinia symbiolongicarpus strain clone_291-10 chromosome 12, HSymV2.1, whole genome shotgun sequence, one genomic window encodes:
- the LOC130622738 gene encoding steryl-sulfatase-like, translated as MAVKTVLLLLIVISSTSVGTSKPNVVLFYIESINEVIKVLHLIDENIISKDALPNIYKLREDSVSFHNIYGELSSSSNFAALFTGKAAVDIGMIRGKLLPFDYFPSLASTGGLDTDEVTVAELLRSCSYKTWFIGYWKLGLGEKGNRFPTEHGFDTWLGTAHPHDEWCHRKDSNKSSPSPDWEHPYTNLFYKASFLWTIVVVFLTSLVWFRLITFRMFINLLIYTFCTSLAFYVLLNLFMAQRSASCVLYYHNTILQQPYELDNLTMLLTKHSSELLGAEGVTPFFMVLNYMKMNMPLFHSNFFRTKSMDMRNSALLELDWSIGEILSNLKKKNLYNDSIILLTGSKNQKKRFSGHMEIHERYSKKNFRTIEVLEDTLWSNRLKIPLFIKQPSISDSAQGKVFHAAPVTDIFDTILHMTSCHFNNRTHNSLFTSNEENMSAIPESNSESFDLTETHDKNVFSESSSQDGPYTQPIKLVTETEDDDVTVEAYVEEDFSDNSVSSHSKEGALMPARVMFHYFNVEKPVAVTYQGRYQMMYSYLDASGNIRKLTTPLLVDLHRSVHHVHNCSSEDCPNWLNREDAGEFYEGVYHNITQLYEHHLTERQNRKMWSSEFEMPVYPWLLPCQDFPYCESLPSHDDFSDITRSITDN; from the exons ATGGCAGTCAAGACAGTCCTTTTACTTCTGATTGTAATATCATCCACGTCAGTTGGTACATCTAAACCGAATGTTGTGCTTTTCTACATTGAAAGCATCAATGAAGTTATAAAAGTGTTACATCTGATCGACGAAAACATTATCAGTAAAGATGCTTTACCTAATATTTACAAACTCCGAGAGGACAGCGTTTCGTTTCACAATATATACGGAGAACTCTCATCTTCATCGAACTTTGCTGCGTTGTTTACTGGCAAAGCAGCTGTCGACATTGGAATGATAAGAGGAAAGCTTCTTCCATTCGATTACTTTCCTAGTCTGGCGAGTACAGGTGGTCTAGATACTGATGAAGTAACTGTTGCGGAGTTGTTACGTTCGTGTAGTTACAAGACGTGGTTTATTGGTTACTGGAAGTTGGGACTTGGTGAAAAGGGTAACCGTTTTCCCACAGAGCATGGGTTTGATACGTGGTTGGGCACCGCCCACCCTCACGACGAGTGGTGTCATAGAAAAGATTCTAATAAGTCGTCACCCAGCCCGGATTGGGAACACCCGTATACAAACTTATTCTACAAGGCGTCTTTTTTATGGACGATAGtagttgtttttttaacttcattAGTGTGGTTTCGATTAATTACCTTTAGGatgtttataaatttattgatttataCTTTTTGTACGTCATTGGCGTTTTACGTGCTGCTAAACTTGTTTATGGCTCAGCGTTCAGCTTCGTGCGTTTTATACTACCATAACACCATCCTACAGCAACCTTACGAGTTGGATAACTTAACCATGCTTCTCACAAAGCATAGTAGCGAACTGCTCGGGGCCGAGGGCGTGACGCCCTTTTTTATGGTGTTAAATTACATGAAAATGAACATGCCTTTATTTCACTCTAATTTCTTTCGAACGAAGTCGATGGACATGCGGAACAGTGCTTTACTGGAGTTAGACTGGAGTATTGGGGAAATACTatcaaatttgaaaaagaagaaTCTCTATAATGACAGTATCATATTGCTGACTGGAagtaaaaatcaaaagaaaagaTTTTCTGGTCACATGGAGATACACGAGCGATACAGCAAGAAGAATTTTCGCACCATTGAAG TGCTTGAGGATACATTGTGGAGTAACCGGTTAAAGATACCATTGTTTATAAAACAGCCTTCAATTAGTGATTCTGCACAAGGTAAGGTTTTTCATGCAGCTCCAGTGACCGATATTTTCGACACAATCTTGCATATGACGTCATGCCACTTCAATAATCGAACACACAATAGTCTCTTTACTTCCAATGAAGAAAACATGTCGGCTATACCAGAAAGTAATTCTGAAAGTTTTGATTTAACTGAAACACAtgataaaaacgttttttctgAAAGTTCTTCTCAAGATGGTCCGTATACTCAACCAATCAAATTGGTTACAGAGACTGAAGATGATGATGTTACTGTGGAAGCTTATGTAGAAGAAGACTTCAGTGACAACTCTGTCAGTAGTCACTCCAAGGAAGGAGCACTCATGCCAGCAAGGGTTATGTTTCATTACTTCAACGTAGAGAAACCAGTAGCAGTTACATACCAGGGAAGGTATCAGATGATGTATTCTTACCTGGATG CttctggtaatatcagaaagttaACAACTCCGTTGCTTGTTGACTTGCATCGCTCTGTACACCACGTGCACAATTGTTCCAGCGAAGATTGTCCAAACTGGTTGAACAGAGAGGATGCTGGCGAATTTTATGAAGGAGTTTACCATAACATCACCCAGCTTTACGAGCACCATCTAACAGAACGACAGAATAGAAAGATGTGGTCATCAGAATTCGAAATGCCGGTGTATCCATGGTTACTGCCGTGTCAGGATTTTCCTTATTGTGAAAGTTTACCAAGCCATGACGATTTTTCGGATATAACACGCTCAATTACGGATAATTAA